A stretch of DNA from Fundulus heteroclitus isolate FHET01 chromosome 22, MU-UCD_Fhet_4.1, whole genome shotgun sequence:
GTTCTGGCTCCATCTTGCTAACACAAAAGTTATGACAAAACTTTTGTGTTAGGTGTGCAGCTGCAGAAGAGGGTCTGAagagggggtggtcagaagcaccctgctgagagaggagAAGCTGCGGTTTGGTGCATTAGCACAAACAACAGTATGAACCTGTCCCCCTACACATATgcagagggaggccaccctctagTACACTGGGGTAAACCTCAACGtacaggcaccaagatgaggggcaacTAGCATGCCCATTCCTACTCggtgcctctcaccaggggcaactccagaatggaagaatgtccagaccctctcaaggagactgattccagagccagagcctgGCGAGCCACCAGCCGCTCGTCAACCTGCCCCACCTTCAAGCCTGGCTCCacagtggggccccggtgacacATGCCTGGGTGAGGGAACACAAGATCCATTTGTcttattcatcataaggggtttattggctgctctttgtctggtccctcaccttaggacctgtctgccttgggtgaccctactaggggcataaagccaatgacagcatagctcctagggtcattgggacactcaaacccctccaccacggtaaggtggcagcccagggaggggatGTGCAGAAAGTGAACTTGATTAACATGAAGCAGGGGGTGACAGACAGCCGGCCAGAATCAaaccaactccagtcctcgagggctggtgtcctgcaacattTAGACGTCTCTGGTTGAACAAACCTATCTAGGAGCATACAGGCTCATTTTAATTCCTCCTTACTAATTGACTGCACTCTTCAAACAGCACTTATGGAAAATGATGATaaacttccactttggctaaagagtccttacccaatagATGTATTCGGATGAAGCCCTACGCTGCTGTTCGATGCCTCGAGATACTCTTGGAGGCGGAGaggtcaaaagtcagaagataTATAGCCTGTAATGTTGCTGCTCCAAGATTATGAAGTGAGGTTCCTTTTGAAATCAGCCCGGCCAATTCACAGTCCAATTTACTAACATTACAACCAGTTGTTTGTGGTTTCACAGTAAGGTTGTTTATTAGGTTCTGTTTCCTAATAACAAAAAGTCAAaacttaaacacaaacaaaacacatttgcatATAAATGTTACAGTATGTACGTACAGAGCTAGAACCGACAGagctgtttcacaaaagcagaattttaaAATCCAGGATGAGAGATAAATCTACGCTTGAAATGGTGTGATCAGAGCATCTTGGCTTTATGTTTAATGAATGCCAAACCAGGATCAGGATGTGCAACTATGTCAAGCCAGGTTTAAATAATTCAGGTAAATGTACATCTGCAACATCTACTACAGCAGAAAAGCTGCGTGCGACAAAATTGAGAGCAAACTGGCAACATCTTTTGATGCAGGCTGATGTCAAGAAAGGAAACACTACCTCTATTATAGAGGAAGAGACGTGTTTGGAGCTACTTATAGAGCAAAAAAGTGTTAAACCACTTTCTCTGACCTATCACATTCTATGACTTAAGAGAGTGCTGTTTCATTGAACACTCTataaatcctgaaaaaaatgtggtagAGGGAGAAAACTTTAGCTCACGTTTACCTCATATAAGATTTTAATTGTGACATTACtgattaataaaacattgtgtttaaAGTCTATTAGacattatgagattacagatgcAGAAGCTGCTGAAAGCATCAGAGAAATGACGGATAACTCACTGACGGTGGACGTCACAGATGTGGCTcacataaacaaatggacagtaATCTTGGGGCAGCATGTTCATGTTGGTAAACCTCAGAGTTTATGCTATTTTACAGCCTGACTGAAAACTCACAGTGGAGACACGTTCTGCTCCAGCAGGGCGTCGTTGTTGATCTATATTTAAGATGATGTGAACGACGGTCCGGGACACTTGCATCCTAATGTAACTCTTTCCTGCATCACCTCGTGATCAATATAGGAGTCTAGTACTGAGCTGTATGATTTCTCTGGCTAGTCAGAGAAGTCAGAAATATCCAGCAAAACCTGATGATCCAACCACTTCTGCAGAAGGGTTCAAACAGGAAGTGCCAGTCAGGATGAGTTTCACCTAAACCCAAAGATAGCCAGCAGCAGAAGGCTGGAACTGCACCAATACCTGCAACTAAACAGAATAACaggagaaattaaaacaaaatgctaCTGGCAATAACAGTTGCTAATCAACCCAAAAAGCAGCTACAGTAGATTGTTGTGGAGGCTCCAGATATTAAACCCTAAACAGTCTCAGTATGTGGAGCAGTCGTGCTTTCAGTATCCTTGCTGCTCATCTCCTGATTGTCTGATGCTTTACAGGAACAGAGTGAAGCCAGAAacttatccaggaagcttttccTACTTAACAAATACAGAGTTGTGTCTGCAATGGGACTAAGAAAAATGCAAGCTGTAAACAGAAGATAAGGAATTAATATGTATTCCTTTGAGAGGAAGTAACCAATCATGGGCAGGAAAATCAGAGAGTAAATTACCAGCACCACAACCTGAATGGCTACGAttcgtcttttttcttctgctgggaCACTGAGGGCTCCAGACAGAGCTTTAATAGTCCCAaccaagaagaagatgaagaagggAAAGGGCAGGAGGAACATATATGCTAAGATGGTGAGAAACATCCAAGGATCAGTAGCCAGAAGCAGAGATAGTGAAATAATAAGAGGAAGAGTCCAGACCACCACACAGACCACCACGTAGGTCTTGATGTTTCTCCTGAATCTGTACCACAGTGGCTTGGCGATGACCAAATACCTGTAATAACACATGGAGCTGTTTAGTCCATGGAGACTATCAGGTGCTGAGTAATGGGATTATATGAGACAATAGAGAAGCTTAAAGGGAAACACATAGTTACCTTTCTAAGGAGATACAGACCATGAATCCAACACTGGCCATTACACCAAAATACATGATGCCATCGCCGATATCATGTctatatacataaaatgtaATTCTTCCGCAGAACTGAATGAGATCAGAAAAGAGAAGGTTGATGACGTAGACTGGGGCACCCTGATCCTTTTTCACCTGcaacaaagacaacagagaaaaaagtaaCTAATGACACCAGAATATtattaacatgtaaaatgtttcctgtttcaaacatttcagtcatttcTAGGTAAGAAAAGGTAAACTTACACCTGAAATGAGAGAGaaccattatttaaagagcagacACAAAGTCAAACAGCTCATTCATTGTTGCTGATCAGGTTTAAGTTATTTTGTCTCACCTGTAGAAAAACTGCAACTATCACTATTAGAGTCAAAGGAAGTCCAATGCCAATGGTGATCCAGTCCAAccattcttcaattttttcaactATATCAGAGTCACTGTTATCACTATGGTTTCTGTGAGTGGTGTTCAAGCTCTCGCTGATGTTGGAGCTGTTATCAAAGCTGTTTTCCTCTGATGTCCAGTTGAAGTTCATCTCTTCCATCCTTCAGTGTTGAACCAGAACTTTGAAGACAGTGGTGTCTGTAAGCAGATGTGATGATGGTTGGGGAAAACTTAAGAGAAAAAATGTCTGATGGTTCTTTATGTGTAGAATGTAAATCAGATATTAAACTAGAAAATCTAaatgattgaaaatgtttaggTCAAAGTGGATGATTTTCTCAATCATCAAATCAGACAGTTTTAATCTCAGTTAATACGGCAGGTAATGTGTTTATTACATCTCGTTCCGAGTATTTGTTCTGagtaaatatccatccatccatccattttatgaCCCGCATAACCCCTGATGGGGTCCAGctttcaccgggcgagaggcggggtacaccctgtacaggtcgccagtctgtcgcagggctctAAGTAAATATGTATCAATTAATGGTAATTTCTCTACAAGACATCCGTGTCATTTCTTGTTAGGAATAAACTTCTCTTTTGTATAGAAATATTAATCTGCCCGgtctaaaaacattatttagagAATTATTTGATTTGTAAATGGTGTGGTTACAGATTATTACTGTTTATGTTTGTCATCTAAGAGAAATAAAGCATTCATTATCATCTAGACATTTTGGTTGTGATTAATAAAGATGTTTTACCACACATTGAAAATGTTTCAGCAGCTATTCATCACCAACACATCATCTGATTACAACATCTATAAAAACCAGAACCATCTGCTTTCTGAATTCATCTCCCAAGCATACTTCCCATCACCTCAACAGCAGAACAAAAAACAggctttaaataaagaacataaCTTTTATAAGTAATCACAGAAGTGTATAGTTTACCTTTTTTGTCCAGGTTTGTTTAGGTTCCTGCAGCCAGAGATGCTTTCTGGAGCGCTGACATCTATCTAACTGGTCGGCTGAAATGGAAACGGCTGATCTGACATCAAATCAAAGCTTTTTCCCTGAAGCAATTAGGAGTGTTGGTTAGAAAAAAGTGATAATGCAAAAGCTTTGAGGTTTATTCTAGCAGTTAATGGTTTAGTTTAAtgctttctgaaagaaaaaactaTTTGCTAATGAGTAAATCTTATCAATGTTTCCTTTAGAATAATGGTTTGTTCAATATTATCCcccattcagtttttttcttttcatgaaaGAATTTCTAATTCTAACTGTGTA
This window harbors:
- the LOC105921206 gene encoding G-protein coupled receptor 4-like, with translation MEEMNFNWTSEENSFDNSSNISESLNTTHRNHSDNSDSDIVEKIEEWLDWITIGIGLPLTLIVIVAVFLQVKKDQGAPVYVINLLFSDLIQFCGRITFYVYRHDIGDGIMYFGVMASVGFMVCISLERYLVIAKPLWYRFRRNIKTYVVVCVVVWTLPLIISLSLLLATDPWMFLTILAYMFLLPFPFFIFFLVGTIKALSGALSVPAEEKRRIVAIQVVVLVIYSLIFLPMIGYFLSKEYILIPYLLFTACIFLSPIADTTLYLLSRKSFLDKFLASLCSCKASDNQEMSSKDTESTTAPHTETV